The DNA window CCAACAAATTCTTCGGCGCAGTGGGGGGAATTCCTGTCGACAACGGTGATCGAAACAGAACACAATTCTCTAGTTTGCAGATCATCGATCTTGCCTCAAACAACTTCTCTGGCAGTTTGCAGCCGCAATGGTTCGATAGCCTCAAAGCGATGATGGTTACAAGAGAGGGTGACGTGCGAAAGGCCCTGGAGAACAACCTCTCGGGGAAATTCTACCGTGACACAGTCGTGGTCACGTACAAGGGCGCGGCCACGACATTCATCAGGGTCCTGATCGCCTTCACGATGATCGACTTCTCCGACAACGCGTTCACCGGCAACATTCCTGAATCCATTGGAAGGCTCACCTCGCTAAGAGGTCTCAACCTGTCGCATAATGCCTTCACCGGAACAATCCCTTCTCAGCTCAGTGGATTGGCGCAGCTTGAATCGCTCGATCTCTCTTTGAACCAGCTTAGTGGGGAGATCCCAGAGGTGTTGGTGTCTTTAACTTCTGTCGGCTGGTTGAACTTGTCCTACAATCGTTTGGAGGGTGCTATTCCGCAGGGAGGTCAATTTCAGACGTTTGGAAGTAGCTCATTTGAAGGGAATGCCGCCCTATGCGGCAAACCGCTGTCTATTCGGTGCAATGGTTCGAATGCACGGTCCCCTTCGTTGGAGCACAGTGAGAGCTGGGAGGCCAGGACAGAGACCATTGTACTGTATATTTCCGTTGGATCAGGGTTCGGTTTGGGATTTGCAATGGCCTTCTTGTTCCAAGTGTTCCGCGGAAAGTGAAAAATGAAGGTTGGTGGTCAATAATAAATAGAGGGAAACAACAATATGACATGCCTTACCTTTTAGTATACACCCATGATAAGTAATGTACATATAAGCCTATTGTTTCTCTATTTTTAAAGAACTGTCGAGATAAACTTGCTACACTTCCGTTTTAACTGAGTTACTCTAAATAGTTAGACTACCATGAATAAAAGTTCTAATTTTATGGTTGATGCAATACAATTTGATAACATGGCATCCACATATTTAAGTATTTCTAATTTTTCAAGAAAGACCGAGAGGTCAAAACTTGAGGATGAATAGCTGCaatgtcagttttttttttaaaaaaaagagataggaGTACAGTGTTTTATTCTCTATCACTAAGTTAAAGTTCATGAAACCTTGTACAATTTATTTGGCATGCATATAACCCCATCGGTAACGACCTATACTTGTCGGTACCAATCTCAGAGATACTCGGTGGCACCAAGCCTTATGCCGATCGGTGCAAGATCGATACCCAAATAACAAGCTTAGCACCTACAAGATCAGGGGCATTCTGGCCAAATTAGGTCCTTGTGCGAAATGTTAAAATGGGGCCCTAGTAGCCCTAGTGCCCCTGCTTGGTGGTGTCCTGGTGAACTGGCATGTGAAGCAGCGCGGAGGCTGGAGGGGActgaggagaggagacgaagcGACCCGGTGTCGGGACTTCGGAGACGTGGATGGCTGTACAATGGAAATTGGAAGATGGATTGTTTACCTTCTGCATTATTTTGGGCCTTAGTTTTACTACTATTTGGGTTgcaaattaacaaaattaaagcctctaatatctattatattattaaaggaatagaaaaaggagactccacgttcgctctcatggcctagaaattctcacattaatcggagaaaaagaaaaaacagagttcatatagaaatacaatttagaaatagctgaaattcggaattaaaaaataaggaatattagaagtagagtatatagtacatatagaaatacaattaggaaataactgaaatttgaaattaaaaaataaggaatattagaagaggagactagagtccatatagtgGAGACGTACTTGAGATAGATAATTTATGTATTTCGCTATTTCGAATACCTAAACTCAAGCGATGCTAATTTGCTAATCCAAGCCAATTTGGCCACTATTAGTAGATAAAATGATTTCTTTCACTTCACAATCCCAAATAATTCGCTTAGGACTCAGTACATAAAGATTTAATTTCATTTCTTCAATTTGTTTCCAGGACCCAAACAACTCACTTTTCGCCCATGAACCGTTTGTGTCAATGGATtggtttgataaaaaaacatgAGATAAGGGATATGTACCAAAGAAGGTATCGTAAGTAGTTATTAATAAAATCGAGGTTGAAGTTGGAGTTACCAAAGTTTGTGGAGTCGGTTTTGATTGACGTATTAATACTCTACGGATAGTTTTTTGAACCGCATGTTGTAAACGACCAAGAGCTAGTCCGAATTGATCTTGTAACAGATCCGCAACCGAACGAATACGTTTATTTTTCAAGTGATTCATATCGTCATCGTCAagtatacccgtttcaaatttcaTTCCAATCAAATGATCCGTAGCGGCCAATACATCTCGACACTGCCATAAAAAGAGCAGCGACTAACTAAAACCAAGGAATCCATCATCTGGCGTATTGGCAATGGGCGAACTGTCCGGGGGAATTCGACTCACTCTCGTATGGCTCGCCCTCGAGCCCTGGGCGAGTCGGCCGGGTCTTTCCCTCTTGTTCTGTTTCCGTTGTTGCGTTGTTTCAATTTCTGTTCGTCGGTCCTTGGGTTACGAAGGTGTGGGCTTACTAATACGGAGAGGGTTCCGAATGATAAAGTGTCATGAAAGTTCGTGAAAGAATGTTCTTGTTTTTCGTTGGAAAACCCAACGCCACGGCCACAAAACGAAATAGTCTCCCGTTTGTTTTGGTATGAAAGATCTTTTAGAAGCACATACTCCTCCGGGGGGTCAATTAGGGCGTGAAAAAGATCCATCTGCGAGTGGTTCGACTTTTTCCCTCTTTCTTTCTGTGTGGGACGATGCCGGGGAATGTGTTGAGGCGGCGAACAACAACAAGACAACTAACTACATTTGCTTTTTCCCCCATTCCTCAAGTAAGTCAGTTGATGATTCAATTCCATCAAAGATGGCAAGAGCAGGGCATCTAGATCGATTCGTTTTTAAGGTTGTTATATCGAATAAAAAGAATTATGATTCTCTATTGAGGCAGCTATTCATCATTAACAGGAAAGATCCCAAAGCTGTTATTGCAAACATGGGATAGCCTGACTCTACGCTACAATCTCTATTTTCTTATGATATTGAATCTGGCTTCTATTATTGAATCAGGCGGGAAGAGGTTTGATTGCTAATAAAATGAGTGGAAGAAGGCCGTCATGGAAGAGTTTGGggtccaaaaaggaaaaaacaccACTTCGTCTATTTACGATTCCCATAAACCAGGCCGTGCTTTCTTTTATTTAGTAAGCTCAGCCGAAGAGCCCTGGACCGGCAGCACCTGCAAATGAAACATGCATGCCCTGTAAACACATGGTTTTTCCAGCCGTGACCCTAATTTACTTACTGATTTTAAAACCTACCTCCGGCCGTCCATTGGTTAGGATCGCCCTTTGGTTGGTGGAAGCGAGAAtcatcttttgattttttttaagtttcccgaaaaaacaatgaaatccatttttattttgtaaaaagaaaacaaaagactATTTCGGTTCCTATATAACGGCCGTGCGTGCTAGAAAAGCCAGAGAATTCAGCACCGTACTGCCAGGGAGTCCCATTGAAATGCGGGACAGGAGTCATCATGCCCCGAACTAGGTGTTATTGAAAACTAATCCCTGTCTGGGTTGGAGGTAAATGGATACACAGCTACTGCCTGACTTCTCAGATTTCAGTATGGAACAAAAATCCAGGTCGGATTTGACTACAACTACTTGAAATGCGTTTGGGGCACGAGAGACTGATAAGGCAAGGTTTTCTTATTCCCATAGGGCAAGCTAGGCTTGGCAGAGAAGAAGGATagagaaaataactgaaattcggaattaaaaataaggaatattagaagtaaagtatggagtacatatagaaatacaattagaaaataactgaaattcggaattaaaaataaggaaaattagaagtagagtatagagttcatatagaaatacaattaggaaataatagaaatttggaattaaaaataaggaatattagaagtagagtgtagagtccatatagaaatacaattaagaaaaaaatagaaattcggaattaaaaataaggaatattagaagtagagtatagagtctatatagaaatgcaattatgaaataatagaaattcagaattaaaaataagaaatattcgaagtagagtatagaatccatatagaaatacaattaggaaataataggaatttaaaactaactaaaatttagaataaacataataaaattaaaaatagagtttagaatccgtataaaaatacaatttacaaataactaaaattcgaaattaagaaaaacatgggaagaagagtttaaagtcaatataggaatacaatttagaagtaactaaaattcgaaattaaaaattaaagaatattaaaagatgagtttagagtccttATAGAAATACAaccagaaataataaaaattcagaaataaaaataaataatattggaagaagagcatagagtctatatagaaatacaatttacagaaaattcggaattaaaaataattaataactgacacgtatataaaatacaatatgaatattacacattcgTAGTTTCGTAAAgctattgcaaaatttaaaattatgatgtaattttaatatttttgaataatataatgagaaaacatatatgctattatatgagagaaaatataatgatgctagccgcgcaatctgcacgggccaccatgctagatATTATATATTGGGTATACTTAATATTTTAGAAGGCCCTTAAGATTTGAGAGCCCAATTTAGTCGCACAGTCCCCACGAGTCCAAGAACGCCCTGACAAGATACAAGATACAGTGACTCTAATCCTCATCCTCTTTCACCTTCACATTACCAATTCATGCACTTCTCTCCCCCCCAAAGACGCACgtactcattttttttcctactcctccaaggaaaaaaaaacaaaaaaagaataaagataGTGATTGAATTGATGAATATGTGGACGGACGACAATACCGCCATGATGGAGACCTTTATGGCCTCTGCAGACCTTCACGTGGAGGTAGCTTCCatgccgccgcagcagcagcaggtggtgcCAACAGCGCTCGCACCCACGGTGACGTTCAACCAGGACATGCTATTACAATTCCTCCAATTCATCATCAAGGTCCTATTAAGAATATAcgtaaaacattttttaaaaattttctatgataATTGTATACACGTAAAAGACTTATATGTATAGGATACATTCCCGTGCAACCCATGACAATTATCAACCGAACCAATTAACCATTCGATTATGTTGTGGGCGACCCATGCATTCACGCCCCGTGGCCGGCCTGCGTTGTCTGATCTCGATCGCGATGGCCCGTGACGCGAGGCTTCCATGACCCGGTTTGTccaagtagtagtatatttgtTGCCGTTGCTACAGTACTCAGGCGGGGGCGGCCGGCTAGTTCCACACGTACGCTACCACCGCTTTGCCGAGCCCGCGCGTCGATCGAGCGTGCACGCGTCTCGCATGCATCCTCCACAAACTCCGGCCGTATTCTGCACGTTGATGTTGGCCTCTGGCGGTCCAACACCTGCGCTGCCCCAAGCCATCCAGATACGGTCATACGGGAAAACCAATGGCGATCGGCGACCGGGACGTACGACCATCCGTTTATCTGTACCTCGAAGGCGACCCGTGCGCAcgacgctcgccgccgcttcctgTACTGTCTTTACCCAATCCTGCACCGGaaacaggagagagagagagagagctagtaGGAACCGGGGCAACTTCACGACGGCTTCCATATGCTCCCCGTTCTAGCTGGCCCTCTCTGTAATGTACTACCAGTAGTACTGTCATTTCTCACCAGGACGGCTACACAGCTACTGCGTTTATCTGAGCTGGAAGTAGGAAATTCGGGAACCCACCGAGCTTAAATTTTTACAGTATCACTTTTGATAACTAGATATATACTCCATAGTAATGATACTCCCTAAGTTACATGCCTGCATCGTCAATGAGCATCTCTGTTACTCTTGCTCTTGGTGGCGATGAGCACGAGAGGGTTCTTCTTGCGCACCACCAGCCcgttctcctcctccacgtccaccTCGCGCCCCGGCAGCGCGCGCCAGTCGAAGCAGAAGAGGAGGTTGGCCAGCAgcagctccaccgccgccgccgcgaagtgCACGCCGGGGCAGCTCCTCCGCCCGATCCCGAACGGCACCAGCGCGAACCCGTCGTGCTCGTGCTGCTGCTGGCCGTCGGCGTCGTGGGCGCGGTGGCGCTCGGGCAAGAACCGCTCCGCGTTAGGGCCCCAGACGCCGGGGTCCGTGTGTATCGCCATCGCGTTGATGACGACGCGCGTCCTGGCCGGTATCTCGACGCCGTGCGCCGTGCGGAACGGCTCCGTCGTCTCCCGTTGCACCAGAGGCGACGCCGGGTGGAGCCGGAGTGTCTCCTTGATGACCAGCCGCAGGTAGTGGAGCTCCGGGAGGTCGGCTTCCCGCACCATGGCGCCGTCCttgtcgacgccgccgccggcggcgatgacgcGGCGCACCTCGTGCTGCGCCTTGGCGAGCACGTCCGGGTTCCTGACGAGCTCCGTCATCGCCCACTgcaccgtcaccgccgacgtGTCGCTCCCGGCAATGAACATATCCTGCAAGACCACACAATTCGGTTTCGATCGATCAACACGTCCAGGAAAACTGGGAAGCACCAGCGGTGTGGTGTTGGAGTCCTGGGTGCATGACTCCAGTTCATCCACTCAAGTTCGAATCCTATTGCTCACACGAATTTTACACAGACGTAgaggggaaactgttttaaacactcgGGTGGACGTTCACCCGTTTCTtatatgtcatctaaatagttatgaaaaattttcaaaaaaaatgacatgataagtaaatatgtaatatatcatctcacaaacatgtaagttcaaatttgacttctacaagttataataaagataacaaatttaactgtgaatatacgtatactagttagagtttaatttgttatttttattacaactcgtagaagtcgaatttgaacttacatgtttgtgagatgatatattacatgttaatctatcttatcatttAGGCGgcatgcaagaaacgggtggacgtccacccgagagATTAGGGCAGTTCCAACCCATAGTGTCTATAAGtagtgtctatggtgccatgtcaataaaACATCACAATATAAACTATACTgtacaacccatggtttcttaaagtgggccattaataaatacatcatctttcttctctaccaatcatatttattcttcatctattatgaagacactattctctcccaatgcaaaacttgatagtgtctagtgcataaattctcgtgttgaagctgtgtcttgcatgagacccagtttcttcctcttttcactctcttaattaatatagtgccacataagttaaaagttCTACATGGCAATATAGTTAATACCACATACACCATCCTAGGTTTCGACAAAAATTTAGTGAGATGTGAAATGTGTAGCTAGTTTCCGTCTACGAGTTAGGAGACATATCCGCGCGGTGTGAGAGTGGTGCGCGCGCGCATATCGCGTCTTCCCTATGTCCAGGAAAACGTATATCACAGCGTGCTATGCTCTTGTCCAGGTACGTAATATGTACACGTACCGTGAGAATGCCTTTGATGTGGGTGCGGCTGCCGAACATGCTCCGGTGAGCCGGATcgccgtggaggcggaggagcacgTCGACCaagtcgtcttcctcgtcggaTGCATGCTTGCGCTTGTTGATGTGGTCGTCGATGACGCGCTCGTAGAATGCGTCGAGCTGGCGGaaccgccgctccagccgccgcctcatGCCGCTGAGGGTGTCCACCCACCGGAGCCACGGCACGTAGTCGGCGACCCAGAGACCACCAAGAAGAGACTGGGTCTCGTCGAGGACAGCCTTGACGTCCATgctctcgtcgccgtcgccgaaggCGACGTGCCGCACGATCCTGCTGCTGGTGGCGGCGACCATGTCGCTCAGGTTGACgggggaggcgccggcggccgccacggccgcgATGAGCGCGGCGGCCTCACGCTCCCGGGCGTCACGGAGCTCACGCACCCGCGGCGCGCCGAGGAGCGCCGACAtgcacgcgcggcgcgcggcgcgccagTACGCGCCGTCGGGCGCGAAGGAGACGTTCTTCTGGCCGTAGGAGAGCCTTGTGGCCGCGTACAGCGCCGGGCGCCCCGACAGCGCGCGGTCGTTGTCCCGGAACAGCGCCCGCGCCGCGTCGGCGGTGGAGACGACGAGCGTCGGCACGGAGCCGAGGCGGAGCAGCATGAGCGGCGCCACATGcctggcggcgagcgcggcgagggagCGGTGCGGGAGCGCGCCGACCTGGTGGAGGTTGCCGATGAGAGGGAGGCCCCTCGGGCgtggcagcgacggcgaggcggcgcgcttCTTGGACGACGGCGCGAGAAGCTGCTTGAAGAGGAGAatggtggcgaggaggaggaggcaggaggCAAGAAACTCAGGAGCTTGGAAAGATGCCATGGACATTGCTGTCTTTGTTGTTCACTTGTTCTCTAGCTTGTCTCTACTCTCTAGAGCGGCTAAgtttatctatctatatatatgtcatgtcAGGAGGAGATATCTTATTTGACTTTCTATCAGAATTATTATCTCTTTGTTTGCTTATTGCTGCAGTCAAATAACTAATTTTTGAAATGTAGTTTGAATTTAACTTCgaggtttttcttttatcatacCCTATTTTTCAACTTGGCTTTTAAAcagcaaatatattttttaatacctAAAAAACTTGCGTATGTTTCATATTAAGAGAGGGAAGTTGTAAACAGCCAATTATAGAAGTTTTCATCAGAAATTTTCTTTGATTAATTTGCTCATATTTCCACGGCCTCTTAGCTCTGGCTCAACCGGCAAGAGTTTATAAGCATTATAGTTTTCATTAGTTAATGCATGTATGATGTACTCCGTATGTATGATAAGTAGCAAAGCATAATAAATACGCTAGAAATATATGCATCGTTTCTTGTTTTTTCTGTGTGGAGCCTACCCGCTAGTGACAGCTAACTACTTCCTCCTTCACAAAGTATAAGGATTTATAGTATTTTGTTTAGTATCATAGCAACATGAAATCTTCATTTCTTTGTCGATGTAAACATATCAGGTTAAATCTTCACGAAGAGGTAGCTTCCATGCCGCCGCTACAACAGCAGGTGGTGCCAACAGCGCTCGCACCCACGGCGACGTTCAACCAGGGCATGTTACAACTTATCCAATTCATCATCAAGGGTcgtattaaaaatatatg is part of the Oryza glaberrima chromosome 4, OglaRS2, whole genome shotgun sequence genome and encodes:
- the LOC127769890 gene encoding cytochrome P450 71A9-like is translated as MSMASFQAPEFLASCLLLLATILLFKQLLAPSSKKRAASPSLPRPRGLPLIGNLHQVGALPHRSLAALAARHVAPLMLLRLGSVPTLVVSTADAARALFRDNDRALSGRPALYAATRLSYGQKNVSFAPDGAYWRAARRACMSALLGAPRVRELRDAREREAAALIAAVAAAGASPVNLSDMVAATSSRIVRHVAFGDGDESMDVKAVLDETQSLLGGLWVADYVPWLRWVDTLSGMRRRLERRFRQLDAFYERVIDDHINKRKHASDEEDDLVDVLLRLHGDPAHRSMFGSRTHIKGILTDMFIAGSDTSAVTVQWAMTELVRNPDVLAKAQHEVRRVIAAGGGVDKDGAMVREADLPELHYLRLVIKETLRLHPASPLVQRETTEPFRTAHGVEIPARTRVVINAMAIHTDPGVWGPNAERFLPERHRAHDADGQQQHEHDGFALVPFGIGRRSCPGVHFAAAAVELLLANLLFCFDWRALPGREVDVEEENGLVVRKKNPLVLIATKSKSNRDAH